One window from the genome of Cryptomeria japonica chromosome 6, Sugi_1.0, whole genome shotgun sequence encodes:
- the LOC131036265 gene encoding oxygen-evolving enhancer protein 3-2, chloroplastic, with amino-acid sequence MAQAMASMAAAFTEGGHMSIARLPATSSAKPRLLTARAHHSSSLQCAATESAAAAANQSSRRSLLGLLAATVSVAGVTNKALAAATSIKVAGPPPPSGGLSGTKNSDEARDLDLPLKERFYLQPLSPSEAAARAKESAKEILNVKDLINKKAWPYVQNDLRLRASYLRYDLNTVISAMPKDKKMPLKTLTNKLFDTLDNLDYAAREKSTPKAEKYYAETVSALNDVLANLG; translated from the exons atggcACAAGCAATGGCTTCAATGGCAGCAGCATTTACGGAGGGTGGTCACATGAGCATCGCCCGCTTACCCGCCACCAGCTCAGCCAAGCCAAGGCTCTTAACAGCCCGCGCCCACCACAGCAGCAGCCTCCAATGCGCCGCCACTGAATCCGCCGCCGCCGCCGCCAATCAGAGCAGCCGCCGCTCCCTTCTGGGGCTCCTCGCCGCCACTGTATCGGTGGCGGGAGTGACCAACAAAGCTCTGGCGGCGGCCACATCCATCAAGGTCGCGGGCCCCCCTCCCCCCTCCGGCGGCCTGT CTGGAACGAAGAATTCGGATGAGGCTCGAGACCTGGATTTGCCGCTGAAGGAACGGTTTTATCTGCAGCCGCTATCGCCGTCAGAGGCCGCCGCCAGGGCTAAGGAGTCTGCGAAGGAGATCTTGAATGTGAAGGATCTGATAAACAAGAAGGCTTGGCCCTATGTTCAGAATGACCTCCGCCTTAGAGCTTCCTATCTCCGTTACGACCTCAACACCGTCATCTCTGCCATGCCCAAAGACAAGAAGATGCCCCTCAAGACCCTCACCAACAAGCTCTTTGACACCCTCGACAAC CTGGACTATGCTGCTAGGGAGAAGAGCACACCCAAGGCAGAGAAATACTACGCCGAGACCGTGTCTGCTCTCAATGATGTGCTTGCAAATCTTGGTTGA